In one Pseudarthrobacter oxydans genomic region, the following are encoded:
- a CDS encoding VanZ family protein: MLIALSVMAFWPSPVDQPLQGQLAAVRDYLHRHGIPAWFNYNFVEASANVALFVPLGIVSSLAFPDKCWWQVGAFGLLISGCMELGQLLFLHNRFSTPQDLVTNASGAVTGALLTGWALKRLEARHPAVADL; encoded by the coding sequence ATGCTGATTGCTCTGTCCGTCATGGCGTTTTGGCCAAGCCCCGTCGATCAGCCGTTACAAGGTCAACTGGCTGCTGTGCGGGATTACCTTCATCGCCACGGAATTCCAGCTTGGTTCAACTACAACTTTGTTGAGGCATCGGCAAATGTAGCGCTCTTCGTGCCGCTAGGAATAGTAAGCTCGCTGGCCTTTCCTGATAAATGCTGGTGGCAGGTTGGAGCATTTGGCCTGCTGATTTCCGGCTGCATGGAGCTGGGTCAGCTGCTATTTCTTCACAACCGCTTTTCGACCCCGCAAGACCTCGTGACAAACGCGTCAGGAGCAGTCACAGGCGCGCTCCTGACCGGATGGGCGCTCAAAAGACTAGAGGCCCGCCACCCTGCGGTAGCGGACCTCTAG
- a CDS encoding DUF4012 domain-containing protein: protein MLGVEAPRNYLLMIQNNAEIRATGGIPGALAILTIDNGRLSLGAQSSAGEVGVMAPPLPVEAEQQAIYSARLGKFMQDVNLSPDFPSAAATAQQMWERKTGQRVDGVIAIDPIALSYILKATGPVQLTGAEAAASTQLGLPTELSHTNVVSTLLSDVYSKVEQPRDQDAYFAGVAQEIFSALSDGQGDADGLVKGLTRASEEGRVLVWSRSADEQAVLARYPLGGAISGPSVSPAQFGVYFNDGTGAKMDYYVKRTVQLVKECPRDGYEETTVRITSTNTAPVDAATALPAYVTGNGHFGVPAGSVQTNILAYGPVQANVETAKVDGRRTDFAPYLHSNRPVGVIAVVLGPGESTTVEFTFGKIVQHTEPDLFVTPTVQAVKDVMLPIENAVCG, encoded by the coding sequence ATGTTGGGAGTGGAGGCGCCGAGAAACTATCTCTTAATGATCCAAAATAATGCCGAGATTAGGGCCACCGGCGGAATACCAGGAGCATTGGCAATCCTCACAATCGACAACGGCAGGCTCAGCCTTGGTGCGCAAAGCAGCGCCGGTGAAGTGGGAGTGATGGCGCCGCCTTTGCCTGTGGAAGCAGAACAACAGGCGATCTACTCCGCGCGTTTGGGTAAGTTTATGCAAGATGTGAATTTATCCCCTGATTTCCCCTCGGCGGCAGCAACTGCACAACAGATGTGGGAACGAAAGACCGGCCAACGGGTTGATGGTGTAATTGCGATTGATCCGATAGCACTTAGTTACATCCTGAAGGCCACTGGGCCAGTGCAACTCACCGGGGCAGAAGCGGCCGCTTCAACCCAATTGGGACTCCCGACGGAGCTCAGTCACACTAACGTGGTGAGCACGCTGTTATCCGATGTGTATTCGAAGGTTGAGCAACCCCGAGATCAGGATGCATATTTTGCAGGCGTCGCACAGGAGATATTCTCAGCACTTTCCGACGGACAAGGCGATGCTGATGGACTCGTCAAAGGATTGACCCGCGCCTCGGAAGAGGGCAGGGTCCTCGTCTGGTCCCGGTCTGCCGACGAGCAGGCTGTACTTGCACGTTATCCGCTAGGGGGTGCTATCTCCGGACCGAGTGTTTCTCCGGCGCAGTTCGGCGTGTACTTCAACGACGGCACCGGGGCAAAAATGGACTACTACGTCAAGCGTACCGTCCAGCTGGTAAAGGAATGCCCTAGGGACGGATACGAGGAGACAACGGTCCGTATCACGAGCACAAATACTGCCCCCGTCGATGCCGCCACCGCTTTGCCCGCATATGTCACGGGCAACGGTCACTTCGGTGTGCCGGCAGGCTCAGTTCAGACCAACATCCTTGCCTACGGCCCTGTGCAAGCAAATGTGGAGACTGCGAAAGTCGACGGTCGGCGGACAGACTTCGCACCGTATCTACACAGCAACCGGCCTGTTGGGGTCATTGCCGTCGTATTGGGACCAGGTGAGAGCACGACGGTCGAGTTCACCTTCGGCAAAATCGTCCAGCACACGGAACCTGACTTGTTTGTCACGCCGACGGTTCAAGCTGTAAAGGACGTGATGCTCCCGATAGAAAATGCTGTTTGCGGCTGA
- a CDS encoding LPXTG cell wall anchor domain-containing protein has translation MKKTLAALALAGSIALVGAAPSMAATYPALPPQAAVSDGVVGPGEDFIFSGQGFLAGETLTITVTPGDAPASDGASIAGGAAVAAKINLYLAPSTLSTTADAQGRFSIPISISEAGTYSITATGNTSGVTVGPVTVKVVASLANTGGAPLANTGSGLANTGADSGLILWTLVGAGALAAGATSVVVVRRRAKAEAAA, from the coding sequence ATGAAAAAAACACTCGCAGCACTCGCACTTGCCGGTTCCATTGCGCTTGTAGGCGCGGCTCCTTCAATGGCAGCCACCTACCCCGCCCTACCGCCTCAGGCCGCCGTTTCTGACGGTGTAGTCGGTCCGGGTGAGGACTTCATTTTCAGTGGTCAGGGCTTCCTTGCTGGCGAAACTCTCACCATCACCGTGACTCCGGGCGACGCTCCGGCCTCGGACGGCGCAAGCATCGCCGGAGGTGCGGCTGTCGCGGCGAAGATCAATCTTTACCTGGCTCCGAGCACTCTCAGCACGACGGCTGACGCGCAGGGCAGGTTCTCAATTCCCATTTCCATCAGCGAAGCCGGCACCTACTCCATCACGGCAACCGGCAACACCTCCGGTGTAACCGTTGGTCCTGTGACGGTTAAGGTTGTCGCTTCACTCGCCAACACGGGCGGCGCCCCGCTGGCTAACACGGGCAGCGGCCTGGCCAACACGGGCGCTGACTCCGGTCTGATCCTCTGGACCCTGGTCGGGGCTGGAGCTTTGGCTGCCGGCGCAACTTCGGTTGTTGTTGTTCGCCGCCGTGCCAAGGCTGAGGCTGCTGCCTAA